A single region of the Pseudomonas sp. GGS8 genome encodes:
- a CDS encoding NADP-dependent oxidoreductase, which produces MKAFLIDRYGQNTGRIGEAPAPVVGAHDVLIEVHASSVNLLDSKIRKGEFKLILPYSFPLVLGNDLAGVVVEVGSQVKRFKAGDEVYARPPEARIGTFAQLIAVNENAIALKPANTNMAQAASLPLVALTAWQVLVETAQLKKGQKVLIHAGSGGVGTLAIQLAKHLGAFVATTTSTANVEWVKALGADLVIDYTQQNFESVLHDYDLVLNSLGADVLEKSLKVLKPGGQLISISGPPTAQFAQEQGLSWPLKQVMRLLSLGIRRKARKQDVSYAFVFMRANGAQLQQITALIEAGIIKPVIDRAFTFESTAEALKYVEQGRAKGKVVVTIK; this is translated from the coding sequence ATGAAGGCATTTTTAATTGATCGCTATGGCCAGAACACCGGGCGCATTGGCGAAGCGCCCGCTCCCGTGGTGGGCGCCCACGACGTCTTGATTGAGGTGCACGCCAGCAGCGTAAACCTGCTGGACTCGAAGATCAGGAAGGGCGAATTCAAACTGATCCTGCCTTATTCATTTCCGCTGGTACTGGGCAATGACCTGGCAGGCGTCGTGGTTGAGGTTGGCTCGCAAGTGAAACGCTTCAAAGCGGGAGACGAAGTCTACGCTCGCCCGCCCGAAGCACGGATCGGGACGTTCGCCCAATTGATCGCCGTGAACGAAAACGCGATCGCCCTGAAACCTGCCAATACCAACATGGCACAAGCCGCGTCCCTCCCCTTGGTCGCACTGACCGCCTGGCAAGTGCTGGTCGAAACCGCCCAACTGAAAAAGGGCCAGAAAGTGCTGATCCATGCCGGCTCCGGCGGTGTCGGCACCCTCGCCATCCAACTCGCCAAACACCTCGGCGCCTTTGTCGCGACCACCACCAGCACCGCGAATGTCGAATGGGTAAAGGCGCTGGGGGCCGACCTGGTGATCGATTACACACAGCAGAACTTCGAAAGTGTCCTGCACGACTACGACTTGGTCTTGAACAGCCTCGGCGCCGACGTACTGGAGAAGTCACTCAAGGTCCTCAAGCCCGGTGGCCAGCTCATTTCCATCTCAGGGCCACCCACTGCGCAGTTCGCGCAGGAGCAAGGGTTGTCCTGGCCATTGAAGCAAGTCATGCGCCTGTTGAGCCTCGGCATTCGGCGCAAGGCACGCAAGCAGGACGTCAGCTACGCGTTCGTTTTCATGCGGGCCAATGGCGCCCAACTGCAACAAATCACCGCGCTCATTGAGGCCGGAATCATCAAACCTGTGATTGACCGCGCCTTCACCTTTGAATCAACGGCAGAGGCGTTGAAGTACGTCGAGCAGGGACGAGCCAAGGGCAAAGTCGTTGTTACGATCAAATGA
- a CDS encoding helix-hairpin-helix domain-containing protein has product MPFSLEERTALLALKGVGPTVITRLKQMGIESFAELRKSDAGDILAQASAALGSTCWKNSPQARGAITSAVELARGSAEHSPIR; this is encoded by the coding sequence ATGCCATTTTCACTGGAAGAAAGAACCGCTTTGCTCGCCCTCAAGGGCGTAGGACCAACGGTCATTACTCGGCTTAAGCAGATGGGTATCGAATCGTTCGCCGAGCTCCGAAAATCGGATGCTGGTGACATCCTGGCTCAAGCATCCGCAGCATTAGGTTCGACTTGCTGGAAGAACAGCCCTCAAGCCAGAGGAGCAATCACTTCGGCCGTCGAGCTTGCGAGAGGCTCAGCAGAGCACAGCCCCATCCGATAG